The window TGGTCAGGAATAAAGTTTTTCAAAAATGTGAAACAGGAGTTTGTGCATAGAAATTGGAATTTCAAAAATTGTCAATTACACTTGCAATCTTGTTACAATTAAGtggatttttttctttccacttgTTTTTACAATTACAATCCACACTTTCTTTAAAAGCAACATAAAAATAATTCAAAACAATAAAAAAGCCATTAAGTCTTCCAGCTACCAACTGAAAATGGCAACCTCCTACAGGAACTAACCCCAAGTCCCAAGCTACCATGTAGTCTCTGAAGCAGTCACCGGACTCAGAGAAACCAAAGTAGTTGCTCAAGAAGCAGTCGTGTACAAGATTTGTCAATAGAGAGATTACCATCCAAGGTAAACTATTTCATTTATATACTAGTCCCCTCAGACAAAAACTTGAATTCTCCACTCACTTCAAACACTATTTATATCTATCATTTTGTGGTCTATAAGTACATGATCTGAAATGACCTATGAACTTCCTCCAAAAGCCGACTCCCAGTAACATCTGGCCTCCAAAGCCAAACACCAGATTCAGAAATAAACCGCATTTGTGGTTCTCGAGAGCACTCTTTGTACTAGACTGgtctaaatctaaaagtaacCGTGGGAAGCAGAAAGTTTTCATTAATTCGTATGCTAATCCCTCCCATTTGATACTTCCACTTGCCAAGAAAGCAGTGTCCTCTCATCATTGTCATCAGTCTCAAAGTCTTCCTCTCCATAAGCCAAATCAATCACGCTTCTTTCGCTTCCATTCAACTGCAATTCAGAATGTTGGCTTCCAGAATCACGTCCCACTTCACAAGCATTCTCCAACTCTATCTGCTGCAATTCTGATTCTATCAAGGAATCCATCCTTGCCCTTTCTCTATCTCTGGGATAGGTGTGGTACAGGAAGGAGTAGATGAAGCAACAGAGTGACATGGGAATTGCTATTGCTGTGTAGAGTGCCTTGGCAAGGGAGGCAGCATTCTCTCTATCTGTCTCAACAGTGGTATTCTCACCTGCTccataagaaattggtttgtaCCCATAAAGATGCTCAGCTAAAATGCCAACAAGAGGAGGAGCGAACGATGATAGTACAGACTCAAAGGATTTATCCAAAGCATAGATGCTTGTCCTTGATTTCTCTGGGACAATCTCTGCAAATATAGGACTGTGTGCACCACAGAGAGAGAAATTACCAAAATGAATAGAAGGTGCCATAGCATGGTAAAAGAAAGCTTATTCTGAAAGAGAATGCTTTGAAAGGTTTCTTTTGCCATTCAAGAAAAAGGACCTTGAAATATTATAGAATTATGATTGAGTTTATTTTCGAAAGAGAGTTCTTCACAAGATGACTCCATTCTTTTGCTGAAAATAGCATGGAAGAAAATAATTATTTGTTAAAAAGGGAAATCACTGATTATGGTTCCATGTCGAGATTATACGTATATATGTGAAGAACCACACAAGGGTTCCATTCCTATTTACTATCAGTGGTCCAATGGTTTTAGCCATTATCTAAAGTTCATGGCAGCATCAAATGAGATTAGCTTTTTTAATGAGCTCATTGTTCCCATGTTCATGGTACAATTCTGTCATGATCTTACTAATTCTGCTAGCcatatatcaagatttggtAGAACAGAATCACAATAACTTACTTGTTTGTAGCTGGAGCGTTCCAAGATATGCTAAATCCCATGACGAACAAGACAAGGCCATACACAAGTCCTGTGGAGGGGTCATCAGGTAAGACCAACATCAATAGAGCTGCAAGAGGAATGGCAGAGCTGGAGCTTATCTGGGACATAACTATCCTGCCAGAATTTGGGAAACGCTTGGCTAAAATATCCCCCATCTTTCCTCCAAATAGTCCTCCTAGAGAATTTGCAACCACGAAAATGCCCATGAGGAATCCAGTTACGCCATGCGAGAATCCA is drawn from Phoenix dactylifera cultivar Barhee BC4 unplaced genomic scaffold, palm_55x_up_171113_PBpolish2nd_filt_p 000843F, whole genome shotgun sequence and contains these coding sequences:
- the LOC120107365 gene encoding uncharacterized protein LOC120107365; protein product: MGSTGVQRRTLVLVNLAGIMERADEALLPAVYKEVGAALHATPTGLGSLTLLRSVVQAACYPLAIYMAVRYDRTHIIALGAFLWAAATFLVALSDTFLQVAISRALNGIGLALVAPAIQSVVADSTDDSTRGSAFGWLQLTGNVGSIIGGFFSLLLASTSFMGIAGWRVAFHLVGIISIIVGILVRLFAVDPHFHNDSSSNEAISRKSVWTEAKDLVNEAKAVMKIPSFQIIVAQGITGSFPWSSLSFAPMWLELIGFSHGVTGFLMGIFVVANSLGGLFGGKMGDILAKRFPNSGRIVMSQISSSSAIPLAALLMLVLPDDPSTGLVYGLVLFVMGFSISWNAPATNNPIFAEIVPEKSRTSIYALDKSFESVLSSFAPPLVGILAEHLYGYKPISYGAGENTTVETDRENAASLAKALYTAIAIPMSLCCFIYSFLYHTYPRDRERARMDSLIESELQQIELENACEVGRDSGSQHSELQLNGSERSVIDLAYGEEDFETDDNDERTLLSWQVEVSNGRD